A region of Rhodospirillales bacterium DNA encodes the following proteins:
- a CDS encoding DsbA family protein: MPLAVTMWLDCRSPYSYLALEPALALERDFDVALAIKPFTLEIGGALNLADPAAVARGMRKIKYLYMDVRRFARPRGLTILGPRKVFDGALAHLGLLVAGGHGRGRDYLAAIYPLFFQRRIDIENADEIAGVLSGIGVDPAGLAAARDGDGPERLAALNAEAEGQGVFGVPTFAVDGELFWGHDRVELLRGRLAEKAPR; the protein is encoded by the coding sequence ATGCCGCTCGCCGTCACGATGTGGCTGGATTGCCGCAGCCCGTACTCGTATCTCGCGCTCGAGCCGGCCCTCGCGCTGGAGCGCGATTTCGACGTCGCGCTGGCGATCAAGCCGTTCACGCTGGAGATCGGCGGCGCGCTGAACCTCGCCGATCCCGCCGCCGTCGCGCGCGGCATGCGCAAGATCAAGTACCTCTACATGGACGTTCGCCGCTTCGCCCGGCCGCGCGGACTGACGATCCTCGGGCCGAGGAAGGTGTTCGACGGCGCGCTGGCGCATCTCGGCCTGCTCGTCGCCGGCGGCCACGGGCGCGGGCGGGACTACCTCGCCGCCATCTACCCGCTATTCTTCCAACGGCGCATCGACATCGAGAACGCGGACGAGATCGCGGGCGTGCTGTCGGGGATCGGCGTCGATCCGGCGGGGCTCGCGGCGGCGCGCGACGGCGACGGCCCGGAGCGGCTCGCCGCGCTCAACGCAGAGGCGGAGGGGCAGGGCGTGTTCGGCGTGCCGACATTCGCTGTCGACGGCGAATTGTTCTGGGGCCACGACCGCGTCGAGCTTCTGCGCGGACGGCTCGCGGAGAAGGCGCCGCGCTGA
- a CDS encoding SDR family oxidoreductase — MKVKDKVCVVTGAAGGIGEAVARRYAADGARGVVVADMSVDRAAAVARDIGGLAVACDVAKEADVQALIAKAEAKFGPVDVFFSNAGIARAGHEGASDKDWADSWAIHVMSHVYAARALVPGMLARGSGYLLNTASAAGLLASMGSAPYGVTKHAAVALAEHLSIQYGDKGIRVSVLCPQAVDTDMYRGTGTTAAGIDGIMKPAEVADAVVKAMDEERFLILSHPVVHDYMRRKANDLDRWLGGMRRLRDRTVK; from the coding sequence ATGAAGGTGAAGGACAAGGTCTGCGTCGTGACCGGCGCGGCGGGCGGAATCGGCGAGGCGGTGGCGCGGCGCTACGCCGCCGACGGCGCGCGCGGGGTGGTCGTCGCCGACATGTCGGTCGACCGGGCCGCCGCCGTGGCGCGCGACATCGGCGGGCTGGCGGTGGCCTGCGACGTGGCGAAGGAGGCGGACGTCCAGGCGCTCATCGCGAAGGCGGAGGCGAAATTCGGCCCGGTCGACGTGTTCTTCTCCAACGCCGGCATCGCGCGCGCCGGACACGAGGGCGCGTCGGACAAGGACTGGGCCGACAGCTGGGCGATCCACGTCATGAGCCATGTCTACGCGGCGCGCGCGCTGGTGCCGGGCATGCTGGCGCGCGGCTCCGGCTATCTGCTCAACACCGCCTCGGCCGCCGGATTGCTCGCCTCGATGGGTTCGGCGCCCTACGGCGTCACCAAGCACGCCGCCGTAGCGCTGGCCGAGCATCTGTCGATCCAGTACGGCGACAAGGGCATCCGCGTCTCGGTGCTGTGCCCGCAGGCGGTCGACACCGACATGTACCGCGGCACGGGCACGACCGCCGCCGGCATCGACGGGATCATGAAGCCCGCCGAGGTCGCCGACGCCGTGGTCAAGGCGATGGACGAGGAGCGGTTCCTGATCCTCTCGCATCCCGTCGTGCACGACTACATGCGCCGCAAGGCCAACGATCTCGACCGCTGGCTGGGCGGCATGCGGCGCCTGCGCGACCGCACCGTGAAGTAG
- a CDS encoding iron-containing alcohol dehydrogenase: MALITYLTRIQFDFGALKLLDSELQTLGMRRPMIVTDKGVAAAGIWDKVKAALPGNLPLTYYDGTPENPTEAAMRDALKLYRAGDCDGIIAIGGGSSMDLAKAVGLMATHPGESLLPYAMVEGGMAKITAAMAPLVAIPTTAGTGSEVSRGGVVIMDDGRKLAIGSPHLIPRLALCDPELTLGLPPHLTAGTGMDAIAHCMETYMAPSVNPPAEAIALDGLDRAWRHLERAVRDGNDRDARWNMMMASMEGAMCFQKGLGAVHALSHPSGGLKGLRLHHGTLNAVYLPPVLRFNGPALGVEKIARMAAILGCAPTAAALAEAIAAMNARIGIPSGLGAMGVGADRHEAIADGALGDHCHLTTPRQPTRDEYLGLIAEAA; the protein is encoded by the coding sequence ATGGCTTTGATCACGTATCTCACCCGCATCCAGTTCGATTTCGGCGCGCTCAAGCTGCTCGATTCCGAACTCCAGACGCTGGGCATGCGCCGGCCGATGATCGTCACCGACAAGGGCGTGGCCGCCGCCGGCATCTGGGACAAGGTGAAGGCGGCGCTGCCCGGGAACCTGCCGCTGACCTACTACGACGGCACGCCGGAGAATCCGACCGAGGCGGCGATGCGCGACGCGCTGAAGCTCTATAGGGCGGGGGATTGCGATGGGATCATCGCGATCGGCGGCGGCTCCTCGATGGATCTCGCCAAGGCGGTGGGCTTGATGGCGACCCATCCCGGCGAGTCGCTGCTGCCCTACGCGATGGTCGAGGGCGGCATGGCGAAGATCACGGCGGCGATGGCGCCGTTGGTCGCGATCCCGACGACGGCCGGGACGGGCAGCGAGGTCAGCCGCGGCGGCGTGGTCATCATGGACGACGGCCGCAAGCTCGCGATCGGCAGCCCGCACCTGATTCCGCGGCTGGCCCTGTGCGATCCCGAGCTGACCCTCGGCCTGCCGCCGCATCTCACCGCCGGCACCGGCATGGACGCGATCGCGCACTGCATGGAGACCTACATGGCGCCGTCGGTGAACCCGCCGGCCGAGGCCATCGCGCTCGACGGTCTCGACCGGGCGTGGCGCCATCTCGAGCGGGCGGTGCGGGACGGCAACGACCGCGACGCGCGCTGGAACATGATGATGGCGTCGATGGAGGGGGCGATGTGCTTCCAGAAGGGCCTCGGCGCGGTGCACGCGCTGAGCCATCCCTCCGGCGGCCTCAAGGGGTTGCGCCTGCACCACGGCACGCTGAACGCCGTCTACCTGCCGCCCGTGCTCCGTTTCAACGGACCCGCGCTCGGCGTCGAGAAGATCGCGAGGATGGCCGCGATCCTCGGCTGCGCCCCGACGGCCGCCGCGTTGGCGGAGGCCATCGCCGCGATGAACGCGCGCATCGGGATCCCGTCGGGTCTCGGCGCGATGGGCGTCGGCGCGGACCGCCACGAGGCGATCGCCGACGGCGCGCTCGGCGACCACTGCCACCTCACCACGCCGCGGCAACCGACGAGGGACGAGTACCTCGGTCTGATCGCCGAGGCCGCGTGA
- a CDS encoding AAA family ATPase yields the protein MTSATPVVPGSGFASCPACGTENPPRARFCGECGTRLATRGETAAIPAERKFVTILFADIRDSTRMIQNLDPEDAAEKLRPAIEVMTAAVREAGGIVNRIQGDGVMALFGAPMAVDDHALRACRAALLMRNRIAELPDADLAVRIGLHSGDVVTHVRPGDIAHSYDVTGPAAHFAARLEQAAESNTVLISGDTWALVQGSVEARRRDGLVFKGFDQPVAAWELTGLGQRSRWMARQAAGLSPFVGREAVMGYLRGRLNRARNGSAQFLAIGGEPGTGKSRVAHELVGGEAGGAWTVWEADGETTSSRAPFAIIRALLRRWLAVEETAAYEDVGAALTARLAALDPPAGSDSALAALLNLQRDDPAWSEMDLPARRRLIEAAVVAIIDAAQRERPLFLLIEDFHWADVESRAVLLALPDRLPDARLAIVATHRPMDGVPARAPHTLPITLSEFQVDTAGRFLDRLLGGHPSVRAMKEQLLDLTGRLPLFLEEAVRHLVESGALDGTPGAFVASGDRPRVETPRSVQAVAAARIDGLDAPLKALTQVAAAIGKRFPRALLADVGEADTAALPAAVRELAARHILFDSADGSGDFVEFRHEFIREAAYGAMVRDRRQGLHRRILDAIEARFADQLRDWTATLAHHAAEAQMWAKAVEYERKAAEGAIEASSYQAAQDFCQKALDHLERMPRTRDTISLGISTRLLLRVAIGATPDFSSWLRMLTDAEKLATEIHDFRTALICRVQAAFALTFQGDVLNAIETASAALGEARSSENKAAEVLARYALGQAFFSSGAYSDAVQALLPAVDYLSAEREMAHIGTTATTSILCRSVLACAYASMGRHDDADLVTKRSRETARRTNNVYDMASASYGYGATLVLGGNFAAATAVLQSGLALCEKHGIGVLSPLIGGQLGAAHLGCRDIGAAEATLRTAADRARSIGHAAALCAAEALYSMALAAREDYATAERFARSAHQDARTRGLRGLQSLAARALATAIFRQSSSRREEALAMIEESCELARACEAAPALRQSSAFRKLLVEARM from the coding sequence ATGACGTCCGCGACGCCCGTGGTGCCAGGGTCCGGATTCGCGAGCTGTCCGGCTTGCGGAACCGAGAACCCGCCGCGCGCGCGGTTCTGCGGCGAGTGCGGCACCCGGCTCGCGACGCGTGGCGAGACCGCCGCGATCCCCGCCGAGCGCAAGTTCGTCACCATCCTGTTCGCGGACATCCGCGACTCGACGCGGATGATCCAGAACCTCGACCCCGAGGACGCCGCCGAAAAGCTGCGGCCGGCGATCGAGGTGATGACCGCGGCGGTGCGCGAGGCCGGCGGCATCGTCAACCGCATCCAGGGCGACGGCGTGATGGCCTTGTTCGGCGCGCCGATGGCGGTCGACGACCACGCCCTGCGCGCCTGCCGCGCCGCGCTGCTGATGCGCAACCGGATCGCGGAGCTGCCGGACGCGGACCTCGCCGTGCGCATCGGCCTGCACTCCGGCGATGTCGTGACGCACGTCCGCCCCGGCGACATCGCCCACAGCTACGACGTGACGGGGCCGGCGGCGCATTTCGCGGCCCGGCTGGAGCAGGCGGCCGAGTCGAACACCGTGCTGATCTCCGGGGACACATGGGCCCTGGTGCAGGGTTCGGTCGAGGCGCGGCGGCGGGACGGTCTCGTCTTCAAGGGCTTCGACCAGCCGGTCGCCGCGTGGGAATTGACCGGTCTCGGCCAGCGCTCGCGCTGGATGGCGCGGCAGGCGGCCGGGCTGTCGCCGTTCGTCGGCCGCGAGGCGGTGATGGGCTACCTGCGCGGGCGGCTGAACCGCGCGCGCAACGGCAGCGCCCAGTTCCTGGCGATCGGCGGCGAGCCGGGCACCGGCAAGTCGCGCGTCGCGCACGAGCTGGTCGGCGGCGAGGCCGGTGGCGCATGGACGGTCTGGGAGGCCGACGGCGAGACCACCAGCAGCCGCGCGCCGTTCGCCATCATCCGCGCGCTGTTGCGCCGCTGGCTCGCGGTCGAGGAGACCGCCGCCTACGAGGATGTCGGCGCGGCGCTGACGGCGCGGCTCGCCGCGCTCGATCCGCCGGCCGGAAGCGATTCGGCGCTGGCCGCGCTGCTCAATCTCCAGCGCGACGACCCGGCGTGGAGCGAGATGGATCTGCCGGCGCGGCGCCGCCTGATCGAGGCCGCCGTGGTCGCGATCATCGACGCCGCGCAACGCGAGCGGCCGCTGTTCCTGTTGATCGAGGATTTCCACTGGGCCGACGTCGAGTCGCGCGCCGTGCTGCTGGCGCTGCCCGACCGCCTGCCGGACGCGCGCCTCGCCATCGTCGCCACGCACCGTCCGATGGACGGCGTTCCGGCCCGCGCGCCGCACACCCTGCCGATAACGCTGTCGGAGTTCCAGGTCGACACCGCCGGCCGCTTCCTCGACCGCCTGCTGGGCGGCCATCCGTCGGTACGCGCGATGAAGGAGCAGTTGCTCGACCTGACGGGACGGCTGCCGCTGTTCCTCGAGGAGGCCGTGCGCCACCTGGTCGAGAGCGGCGCGCTCGACGGCACGCCCGGCGCGTTCGTCGCGTCGGGCGACCGGCCGCGGGTCGAGACGCCGCGTTCCGTCCAGGCCGTCGCCGCCGCGCGCATCGACGGCCTCGACGCGCCGCTGAAGGCGCTGACGCAGGTCGCGGCCGCCATCGGCAAGCGCTTCCCGCGGGCGCTGCTGGCGGATGTCGGCGAGGCCGACACGGCGGCGCTGCCGGCCGCGGTCCGCGAGCTCGCGGCGCGCCACATCCTGTTCGACAGCGCCGACGGCTCCGGCGATTTCGTCGAGTTCCGGCACGAGTTCATCCGCGAGGCCGCCTACGGCGCCATGGTGCGCGACCGCCGGCAGGGGCTGCACCGCCGCATCCTCGACGCCATCGAGGCGCGCTTCGCCGACCAGCTGCGCGACTGGACCGCCACCCTCGCCCACCACGCCGCCGAGGCGCAGATGTGGGCGAAGGCGGTCGAGTACGAGCGCAAGGCGGCGGAGGGCGCGATCGAGGCGTCGTCGTACCAGGCGGCGCAGGATTTCTGCCAGAAGGCGCTCGACCACCTCGAGAGGATGCCGCGCACGCGCGACACGATATCGCTCGGAATCAGCACACGGCTGTTGCTGCGCGTCGCGATCGGCGCGACGCCGGATTTCTCCTCTTGGCTGCGGATGCTGACCGATGCCGAAAAGCTCGCCACGGAGATTCACGACTTCAGAACCGCGCTCATCTGCCGCGTCCAAGCGGCTTTCGCCCTGACATTTCAAGGGGACGTCCTAAATGCCATCGAGACGGCGTCGGCCGCGCTCGGCGAGGCGCGATCGTCCGAGAACAAGGCCGCGGAAGTGCTGGCGCGATACGCCCTTGGCCAGGCGTTCTTCTCCTCCGGCGCGTATTCCGATGCTGTCCAAGCGCTACTGCCGGCGGTCGACTACCTGTCGGCCGAGCGGGAGATGGCTCATATCGGCACCACGGCCACCACGTCGATCCTGTGCCGGTCGGTATTGGCCTGCGCTTATGCGAGCATGGGACGGCACGACGACGCCGACCTTGTGACCAAGAGGTCACGCGAGACGGCGCGTAGGACGAACAACGTCTACGACATGGCTTCGGCCTCCTACGGGTACGGCGCAACGCTCGTGTTGGGTGGAAATTTCGCTGCCGCGACCGCGGTTCTCCAAAGCGGCTTGGCGCTTTGCGAGAAGCATGGGATTGGCGTCCTTTCGCCGCTGATCGGCGGCCAGCTTGGCGCCGCGCACCTCGGGTGCCGCGACATCGGTGCCGCGGAGGCCACTCTGCGCACCGCAGCGGATCGGGCGAGGAGTATCGGTCATGCGGCCGCACTCTGCGCGGCGGAGGCGCTCTACTCGATGGCACTAGCCGCCCGGGAGGACTATGCGACCGCCGAGCGGTTCGCCAGGTCGGCTCACCAGGACGCCCGGACGCGTGGTCTGCGGGGCCTGCAATCCCTCGCGGCACGAGCGCTGGCGACGGCGATCTTCAGGCAATCCAGTTCGCGTCGGGAGGAGGCGTTGGCGATGATCGAAGAAAGCTGTGAATTGGCTCGGGCATGCGAAGCGGCTCCAGCGCTGAGGCAGTCGAGCGCGTTCCGCAAATTGCTGGTCGAGGCTAGAATGTAG
- a CDS encoding alkaline phosphatase family protein, with protein MFDGLRPDMVDAATMPNLHAFQDRHCRFARARCVFPSETRVNAAALVTGCQPARAGVVGNQFHAGDVFADRWVRTAERDDLVAVDAAWNGRLIDAPTLGERLAAAGLTYAVVATGSTGATWLLAHRAEALGQLRWSAHGAAHSASRAMWDGIEARFGPPPPGGVPASARVAHATSIYLDHVLPRIDPDVAVLWYTDPDNSYHYAGIGSAAARESLVAADSAFGRVVEAWERAPDQDRRTIIVVSDHGQVTNRGRIDLVGAFAGSGFSVDTRAVGNADLGLVPGSASAVTFRRDDPGLRRAVAEWVAEQAWSGALFSAGPDRDAGALDGTFNRALVGLDSGRVADLVFTFAHDDAVGGGGWPGGAPHDSALADGHGNHGGLHPREMGNYLAIGGARFRGGYVSPCPAGIVDIAPTILHLLGLPHGGCDGRVLHEAFVDGATPVWEAHALDLVVGGATRRLSLSRVVGTLYVDGGGRVAP; from the coding sequence GTGTTCGACGGGTTGCGGCCGGACATGGTCGACGCCGCGACGATGCCGAACCTGCACGCGTTCCAGGACCGGCACTGCCGCTTCGCCCGCGCACGCTGCGTCTTTCCAAGCGAGACGCGGGTCAACGCCGCGGCGCTGGTCACGGGCTGCCAGCCGGCGCGCGCCGGCGTCGTCGGCAACCAGTTCCACGCCGGCGACGTCTTCGCCGACCGCTGGGTGCGGACGGCGGAGCGCGACGATCTCGTGGCCGTCGACGCGGCCTGGAACGGCCGGCTGATCGACGCGCCGACGCTGGGCGAGCGGCTGGCCGCGGCGGGATTGACCTACGCCGTCGTCGCCACCGGATCGACCGGCGCGACGTGGCTGCTGGCGCACCGCGCCGAGGCGCTGGGCCAGCTTCGATGGTCGGCGCACGGCGCCGCGCACAGCGCGTCGCGGGCGATGTGGGACGGAATCGAGGCGCGTTTCGGCCCGCCGCCGCCGGGTGGCGTGCCGGCCTCGGCGCGCGTCGCGCACGCCACGTCGATCTATCTCGACCACGTGCTGCCGCGCATCGATCCCGACGTCGCGGTGCTCTGGTACACCGACCCGGACAATTCCTACCACTACGCCGGCATCGGCTCGGCGGCGGCGCGCGAATCCCTTGTGGCTGCCGATTCCGCGTTCGGCCGGGTCGTCGAGGCGTGGGAGCGCGCGCCCGACCAAGACCGCCGCACGATCATCGTCGTGTCGGACCACGGCCAGGTCACCAACCGCGGCCGGATCGATCTCGTCGGCGCGTTCGCCGGTTCCGGCTTCTCGGTCGACACCCGCGCCGTCGGTAACGCCGATCTCGGCCTCGTGCCGGGCTCGGCGTCGGCCGTCACCTTCCGCCGCGACGATCCCGGTCTGCGCCGCGCCGTGGCGGAATGGGTCGCCGAACAGGCGTGGAGCGGCGCGCTGTTCAGCGCCGGGCCCGACCGCGACGCCGGCGCGCTGGATGGCACCTTCAACCGCGCCCTCGTCGGCCTCGATAGCGGCCGCGTCGCCGATCTGGTGTTCACCTTCGCCCACGACGACGCGGTCGGCGGTGGCGGCTGGCCCGGCGGCGCGCCGCACGACAGCGCGCTGGCCGATGGCCACGGCAACCACGGCGGCCTGCATCCCCGCGAGATGGGCAACTACCTCGCGATCGGCGGCGCCCGGTTCCGCGGCGGCTACGTCTCCCCCTGCCCCGCCGGCATCGTCGACATCGCCCCGACGATCCTGCACCTGCTCGGCCTGCCGCATGGCGGCTGCGACGGACGCGTTCTCCACGAGGCGTTCGTCGACGGCGCGACGCCGGTATGGGAGGCCCACGCGCTCGACCTCGTCGTCGGCGGCGCCACACGGCGCCTGTCGCTGTCGCGGGTCGTCGGCACGCTCTACGTCGATGGCGGCGGCAGGGTGGCGCCATGA
- a CDS encoding GNAT family N-acetyltransferase: MTDGAIIVRRAVDADAAAIGALINAAFIEYRGRLKPESGALDESAATILPQLAAPGGAAIAWRIEGGAPVAVGAVLYRPDGDDLYFGRLSVPPARRGQGIAGALIRFVEDEARRRGCAGVTLGARIALAANQAMFAALGYAEVSREAHPGYDAPTSINRRKALL; the protein is encoded by the coding sequence ATGACGGACGGCGCGATCATCGTCCGGCGCGCCGTCGACGCGGACGCGGCGGCCATCGGCGCGCTGATCAACGCCGCTTTCATCGAATACCGCGGCCGGCTGAAGCCGGAATCCGGCGCGCTCGACGAATCCGCGGCGACGATCCTGCCGCAGCTCGCCGCGCCCGGCGGCGCCGCCATCGCGTGGCGCATCGAGGGCGGCGCGCCCGTGGCCGTGGGCGCCGTCCTCTACCGGCCGGACGGCGACGATCTCTATTTCGGCCGCCTGTCGGTGCCCCCGGCGCGACGCGGACAGGGCATCGCCGGCGCGTTGATCCGCTTCGTCGAGGACGAGGCGCGCCGCCGCGGCTGCGCCGGCGTCACCCTCGGCGCGCGCATCGCGCTCGCCGCCAACCAGGCGATGTTCGCGGCGTTGGGCTACGCGGAGGTCTCGCGCGAGGCGCATCCCGGGTACGACGCGCCCACGTCGATCAACCGCCGCAAGGCCCTGCTCTAG
- a CDS encoding cellulase family glycosylhydrolase — MLRRRLIGSALASAAAIAAPAAAGRPLSSLRVDRRRLVDAAGRTFAVKGINLGNWLVPEGYMFKFKTARSPRRIYAAFERVLGAAGARAFWARWRDAYVDAADIRFIAAAGFNVVRVPFHYASLVTPGAPGAPPRFEGEGYARLDALVAWARAAGLRVILDLHAAPGGQTGFNHDDGSGYPLMFYVPAHRALTISIWRRLAARYRGEPAMLGFDLLNEPVAPYHDVSRLNHKLEAFYRDATAAIRAEDPDRIVLLAGGQWSTNLEMFGRPFAPNLVYTYHAFWSSPRRDSIQRHIDFSLRHDVPLLIGETGEWTDDWHAAFRKLHERLGIGWCFWTYKNLDTPSTVASIRRPDGWADVVAIADGAAPAEGAALTRARAAIDAYLADVPLARNTINAGYLRALGMRVPSDTVAPR, encoded by the coding sequence ATGCTCCGTCGCCGGCTGATCGGATCAGCGCTCGCTTCCGCCGCCGCCATCGCCGCGCCCGCCGCGGCGGGCCGGCCGCTGTCGTCGCTGCGCGTCGATCGCCGGCGCCTGGTCGACGCCGCCGGGCGGACTTTCGCGGTCAAAGGCATCAACCTGGGCAACTGGCTGGTGCCCGAAGGCTACATGTTCAAGTTCAAGACCGCGCGGTCGCCGCGGCGGATCTACGCCGCGTTCGAACGGGTCCTCGGCGCTGCCGGGGCGCGGGCGTTCTGGGCCCGGTGGCGCGACGCCTATGTCGACGCGGCCGACATCCGCTTCATCGCCGCCGCCGGCTTCAATGTCGTGCGCGTGCCGTTCCACTACGCCTCGCTGGTGACGCCGGGCGCACCCGGCGCACCGCCGCGCTTCGAGGGCGAGGGCTACGCCCGTCTCGACGCGCTGGTGGCGTGGGCGCGCGCGGCGGGGCTTCGCGTGATCCTCGACCTGCACGCCGCGCCCGGCGGACAGACGGGGTTCAACCACGACGACGGGTCGGGCTATCCGCTGATGTTCTACGTGCCGGCGCACCGCGCGCTGACGATCTCCATCTGGCGCCGGCTGGCGGCGCGCTACCGCGGCGAGCCGGCGATGCTCGGCTTCGACCTGCTGAACGAGCCCGTCGCGCCGTACCACGACGTCTCGCGCCTGAACCACAAGCTCGAGGCCTTCTACCGCGACGCCACCGCGGCGATCCGCGCCGAGGATCCGGATCGGATCGTGCTGCTCGCGGGCGGCCAGTGGAGCACCAATCTCGAGATGTTCGGCCGGCCGTTCGCGCCGAACCTCGTCTACACCTACCATGCCTTCTGGAGCAGCCCCCGGCGCGACTCGATCCAGCGGCACATCGACTTCTCGCTGCGCCACGACGTGCCGCTGCTCATCGGTGAGACCGGCGAGTGGACCGACGACTGGCACGCCGCGTTCCGTAAGCTGCACGAGCGGCTGGGCATCGGCTGGTGCTTCTGGACGTACAAGAACCTCGACACGCCCTCGACCGTGGCGTCGATCCGCCGGCCGGACGGCTGGGCCGACGTGGTCGCCATCGCCGATGGAGCCGCGCCCGCCGAAGGCGCGGCGCTGACACGCGCCCGCGCCGCGATCGACGCCTACCTGGCCGACGTGCCGCTGGCGCGCAACACGATCAACGCGGGCTACCTGCGCGCGCTGGGGATGCGGGTGCCGTCCGACACCGTCGCGCCGCGTTGA
- a CDS encoding GntP family permease — MSPLLQAALLLAAVVVLVPLVDRWRLHPALALPLVSIGYGLAADATIGGMGWAVGAGVAHAVDPLGLPLLAGALIAVLLRRAGRGAMGRDGAVAATGFALGAGATTAAGLGFLAATASGPRALVAGLLAMTACHGLVIPSPDAVTVATILDASTTRVVALGLPVAVIMAAAGWFYVARLTRGGGDSGSTVVAPSRYALAMIAVPAALLLAQSVAQHPAAPIGQAGEHLNALARPVFLAAFAIAAAVALARWWNRRALADGAGVADAVAVAAPVILVAGLAGGFGRVLGETGMGELLAETAVDPRLGLLAPFIGAAIVKTLYGSSLTAVLTTAGLVEPLLPALGLDGADGRALATLAIGAGATAVCHVNDPLFWVVASLGRMRTARALLLIGGGSAAQALAALAALLLIGVVVL, encoded by the coding sequence ATGTCGCCGCTGCTCCAGGCCGCCCTCCTCCTCGCCGCCGTCGTGGTCCTGGTGCCGCTGGTCGACCGGTGGCGCCTGCATCCAGCGCTGGCGCTGCCCCTGGTGTCGATCGGATACGGACTGGCCGCCGACGCCACGATCGGCGGCATGGGCTGGGCGGTCGGCGCCGGTGTCGCGCACGCCGTCGATCCGCTCGGCCTACCGTTGCTCGCGGGCGCGCTGATCGCCGTCCTGCTGCGGCGCGCCGGCCGCGGCGCGATGGGCCGCGACGGCGCCGTCGCGGCCACGGGTTTCGCGCTCGGGGCCGGGGCGACCACCGCCGCCGGCCTCGGCTTCCTGGCGGCGACGGCATCGGGGCCGCGCGCGCTGGTCGCCGGCCTGCTGGCGATGACCGCGTGCCACGGCCTCGTCATCCCCTCGCCCGACGCGGTCACGGTCGCGACCATCCTCGACGCCTCGACGACTCGCGTGGTCGCGCTCGGCCTGCCCGTCGCGGTCATCATGGCGGCGGCCGGATGGTTCTACGTCGCCCGGCTAACGCGCGGCGGCGGCGACTCCGGATCGACGGTGGTAGCGCCGTCGCGCTACGCGCTCGCGATGATCGCGGTGCCCGCCGCGCTGCTGCTGGCCCAGTCCGTCGCCCAGCACCCTGCCGCTCCGATCGGCCAGGCCGGCGAGCACCTGAACGCGCTGGCGCGGCCCGTCTTCCTGGCGGCGTTCGCCATCGCGGCGGCCGTGGCGCTGGCGCGGTGGTGGAACCGCCGGGCGCTGGCCGACGGCGCCGGCGTCGCGGACGCGGTGGCCGTGGCGGCGCCGGTGATCCTGGTCGCCGGGCTGGCGGGCGGCTTCGGCCGCGTGCTGGGCGAGACCGGCATGGGCGAGCTGCTGGCGGAGACGGCCGTCGATCCGCGGCTGGGCCTGCTGGCGCCGTTCATCGGCGCGGCGATCGTGAAGACGCTCTACGGCTCGTCGTTGACCGCTGTGCTGACGACCGCCGGCCTGGTCGAGCCGCTGCTGCCGGCGCTCGGCCTCGACGGCGCCGACGGCCGCGCGCTGGCGACGCTGGCGATCGGCGCCGGCGCCACGGCGGTGTGCCACGTCAACGACCCGCTGTTCTGGGTCGTGGCGTCGCTCGGGCGGATGCGGACGGCCCGCGCCCTGCTGTTGATCGGCGGCGGCTCGGCCGCGCAGGCGCTCGCCGCGCTCGCGGCGTTGCTGCTGATCGGCGTCGTCGTATTGTGA